A region of the Salvia splendens isolate huo1 chromosome 11, SspV2, whole genome shotgun sequence genome:
GTCGCTTTGGCCTTTTTCTTTCCTCAATATTGCAATAACAGTTCATACCAGCTGAAATCTCACTGCTTTCTTTCTCTGGGTGATGAATTTCGCGACTATTTCTTCATCTTCTAGATTTGTTCGTTGCAGCACCAACCCGGAGTTGAGAAGTCAAGCTCATTCCCACCCCTGACGTATTTCAACGACCATGATCCCTTCACTCCTTGAGATTTTCGCTATGTTTTGAGCAATTGGATCGTTTTCTCCGATGGATCCCGCCGCCTCGCGCCCTGCTGTGGTAATCGACAATGGCACTGGGTAAGTGTGTTAACGAATGATTCAATTGGTCTTTGATTCAGTGAGTGTGTTAACTTGGTAAAATTTCCCCCCTTTTCTGAGTTGAAGCGAATCTGTTTGACGAAATGCGTCAATGAGTCCAGTTGTATTGACTTAGCTGAATCATCAATGAATCAGTATTAGTCTCCTTGTTTTCGATCTAGGTTTTGCTGAAATACATTCTGCTTTGTTTTGATCGAATGCAGGTATACTAAAATGGGGTTTGCTGGTAATGTGGAGCCGTGCTTTATAGTTCCGACTGTAGTTGCGTTAAACAACTCGTTCTTGAACCAGCCGCGGCCGAATTCGACCAAAAACAGCAATTGGATAGGGCAGCACAATGCTGGGGTGATGGCGGATCTGGATTTCTATATAGGCGAAGAGGCGTTGTCTAGATCTAAATCTAGCAGCACTTACAGTTTGAGCTATCCAATTAAGCAGGGAAAGGTGGATAATTGGGATTCGATGGAGAGGTTCTGGCAGCATTGTATATTTAACTATATACGGTGCGACCCAGAGGATCATTACTTCTGTTTGACGGAGAGCGCCCTGACTGCACCGGAGAGTCGGGAGTACACCGGAGAGATCATGTTTGAGACGTTTAATGTCCCGGGGCTGTATATTGCGGTGCAGCCTGTTCTTGCTTTGGCAGCTGGATACACTACTTCCAAGGTTGGAATAATGTGAatgttttgtttctttcttgAAATTTAGGGATttgatttgttttgaaatttgCTGTAATTTTCAGTGAGCTGTGGGATTATATGACTTTTAGTGAAGTTTTTGtgtgaaataattaatcaataattgAGTTGAGCTCTAGATGCATCTATTGACTTTGAATTTTCATTATGCGAAAAAAGTTAAATATCTTTAAATTAGCAATATGAAGCATTGATTCAGTGACATATGTGATCTGAGGATAACTCTAATAAGAGGGGATATTATTGCCCAACAGTAATATATTTTCATCAATTTGGGAAGATTGgcgttgttttttttttgtttttcagaCTCACTCCTCACTCCACATAATATATGGAGGTACCTTttacattttcataatattattcAATTGTTCACAACTAATGTCGTTTTGACTGTCCGCTGATAAAGCAAGAAGAGCCATGTCGTCTCAAAAATAAGACAAGTCATGTGGAACAATAGAATGAACATAATACTGCACAGTCGAGTAGTTGTTTGTGAATTCTTGTTTGTCTTACTCTTCAATACTTCCCTTAGTGTGAGATGACAGGAGTTGTAGTGGATGTGGGAGATGGGGCTACTCATGTCGTGCCTGTTGCAGATGGTTATGTTATCGGGAGCAGCATTAAGTCTATTCCAATCGCAGGAAAAGACGTAACTCGGTTCATCCAGCAGCTCATGAGAGTATGATTCTACAGTACTTTATATCTAACTTATGGAGTTGATGAAATGGATATGCTTTCTGGTATTTAGAAAAAAGCAATATTTTTCATTCTGGGCTTGAAGTTTGTCAATTAAGATTGTACTTACATTATTGAAGAGGGTTCATAGATTATGATGAGAAGTAAATGGTTTAGTTTGTTAAAATCAGATAATATTTGTTTCTGTGTCGTTCTTGCAAGGTGACGTCATTGCTATATTCTTAAATAAGATAAAATGCTGCTCATGCTTGTAGTTTTTCTTATTATAGTATTTCTTAATTTCCTCGTTTGCTCCGTTTAGGAAAGGGGGGAGCATGTTCCACCTGAAGACTCCTTTGATGTAGCCCGCAGAGTGAAGGAAATGTATTGCTACACTTGTTCGGACATTGTCAAGGTATGGTCTAAAGAATAGCGGCTTCATAGCTAATGACCTGTTCCATCTCAACATCCACGGAAATACGAATAAGTGCTTTGGCAAAAGTTCAAATGTGCAGATTTTTCTAATAATTCTGTGGCATAAATATATCAATAAGTTGTCAATTTACTAGTGTGTGTTCTTTACAAGTCAGGAGTTCAATAAACACGACAGAGAACCTGCAAAATACATTAAGCAGTGGCGAGGTACCAAGCCGAAGACTGGGGCTCCTTATTCTTGTGATATAGGCTACGAAAGGTTCCTTGGACCTGAGGTTTGCTTCATTTGCTCTGCTTATGTGTGTGTTTACCCGAGCAGCACTCTTTGTGCTATTCTCTTTGTTGTTCCTGTAAAGGGTTAATCATCGGAAAATCATATGGAAGTAGAATGTATAGAATATATCCTATGGTTAAaattttggtgttttgtgctTTATTTTTCAGGTCTTCTTCAACCCCGAAATCTACACGAATGATTTTACCACCCCTCTGCCTGATGTGATTGATAAATGTATTCAGTCAGCACCAATAGATACAAGAAGAGCATTGTATAAGGTGAAAAGAgatttccttctctctctttctttctttctttctatggGTTAACTGGAGCATGTTTGCAATATTATAGAACATCGTATTATCTGGAGGATCAACCATGTTCAAGGACTTCAACCGGAGGCTACAAAGGGGTATAAAGAAGATTGTTGATGCCCGGGTTCTTACATCAGATGCTAGACTTGTTGGAGAAATAAAGGTAACCTTATTAGCTCTTTTCATCACTTGATTGTCGGTGGAACTTTGTTATCGCCATTTGTAGAAGTTGACTGCTACACATCTATTTCTACAGTCGCAACCCGTGGAAGTAAATGTCGTTAGCCACCCAATCCAGAGATACGCGGTTTGGTTTGGAGGGTCCGTGCTTGCATCCACTCCTGAGTTTTTCACCGTAAGTTTTACTTCTCCCATATCCTCTCAAAGGTTAACATAACCATACCTAGCATAAGTGGCAGTGTGGCACCACCATTACTATCTCAACAAAGGCTTCAATTTCTTGCAAAGAAACTGTTCTCGTGAGAGAACAGACGAAAAGAATGTGTTAGCTCAACCCAGAATTCAAGAACCATGGCCAATTGATGGGATTTATCTCTTTAATTGCAACCTGTGATGTTAGATTACTGTCTTCTCATCTCTCGCTCTCTTGAATGTTTAACCCTAGACTGTCGTGCAGTAATCTCTTCC
Encoded here:
- the LOC121754308 gene encoding actin-related protein 3-like translates to MDPAASRPAVVIDNGTGYTKMGFAGNVEPCFIVPTVVALNNSFLNQPRPNSTKNSNWIGQHNAGVMADLDFYIGEEALSRSKSSSTYSLSYPIKQGKVDNWDSMERFWQHCIFNYIRCDPEDHYFCLTESALTAPESREYTGEIMFETFNVPGLYIAVQPVLALAAGYTTSKCEMTGVVVDVGDGATHVVPVADGYVIGSSIKSIPIAGKDVTRFIQQLMRERGEHVPPEDSFDVARRVKEMYCYTCSDIVKEFNKHDREPAKYIKQWRGTKPKTGAPYSCDIGYERFLGPEVFFNPEIYTNDFTTPLPDVIDKCIQSAPIDTRRALYKNIVLSGGSTMFKDFNRRLQRGIKKIVDARVLTSDARLVGEIKSQPVEVNVVSHPIQRYAVWFGGSVLASTPEFFTACHTKAEYEECGASICRTNPVFKGMY